Genomic window (Papilio machaon chromosome 12, ilPapMach1.1, whole genome shotgun sequence):
TAAATGGATCAGTTTCTATGCAAGGTGTACAAGGGACAGTATCAGGACATGTAGGTGCAAGATGGCGCCACTGTAAGGTCCTTCTCATAATTTCTAATTCATTATCAAGTTTGCTGTATTTCATTATATCTTTAATTGGTTCCCCAGATGAACCTAAACACAAGAAACCtggaagaaattaataaaattaatcataatatTGAGTTGTTACATATTGAAGAtcataaattaagaaaaagtatttaccACCAATCTCACATTCATATGGATTAGATACTCGGTTAAATGATTTATACTCCACAGACTTTGGGAACAGGCCTGAAATACAACATCTTATTAGTGTATGATAAGTAGagattatcaaattaattttatgcattGTTAACTTACAGTAGTGGAATGGCTTCTGAGGTAACATGATACCTGAAGGATCTTTGCATCCAGGCATTAAATCCACCGGAGCCACTGCACTTAATGCCGCAGAAAAACCATCAACTGAATCAGCAGATGCAATAACATCTGATTCATTTAAAGTTGCCTCATTTGAATGATTTGCGAAAACGCCacctacaaatatataaatattaatttactacaTCATTATCAATGGAAATCATTATCATAGAAAAGATCAGGTATACCTGCAATAATAACTCTTACGATCTTAGAGATTTCTTCTTGATATACTGTTGTACCACAAAATCCAGATATCCATTCAAGGAATAgattcaatgaaaataaatgttcagCTGATTTGGATGCCATATTGAGACCAGACATTAGTACTACATATCTGTAACAACATGAATCCTATAAGTCCATTGCCATAATTATATTGCAGTTAAGAGGCAGTTGCACACAACTTCGAGAGTGCAGAATTTTTTTAGCACATAAGTCCACATGTATAACCTACATTccctttaacatttaaaaaattggttaTTAAGCAGTTCAAATACAACAAgtgtttgaaatgttatatgtatagatgtgaaaaagatacaaaataaatcaatattttgtcATCCCCCTCATTCCTACCAAAAATagtgagataacaatattatgttttgacagtaaaaatttaaatatggttAGTAtaattcttcttcttttaattaatagtggACCCCATCGTTTGTAAAGTGCGTgtgatcaaaatattaaatagcaaGAGAGGTATAATTAAAGAATGTCAACTCCAAATCAAATCTATGCCAACTTGGGAAGTGTTGTAGACTAAAATAGAATTACATTTATGAAGTGAGGTGCATGAGAATATTACCTATCAGTATTAAGCTTTGGTAAAGGTTTTTGTATATTGCATTCCGGCCAACAAATATCTTTGATTGTAAAAATCCCATCTTCATCTTCAGACCCTGAAAGTTATGGGCATTACAAAGGTAGAGATATAATATTTCTCCAcacatatctaatatataaaattctcgtgtcacagttttcgtcaccatactcctccgaaacggcttgaccgattctcatgaaattttgtaagcatattcagtaggtctgagaatcagccaacatctatttttttttaactgcgcgcggacggagtcgcgggcgacagctagtatcataTATTTTCCACACACTAACCAAGTATTGCAACAACTACACCAGTAACCACCTCATGTACATCAATACAATTACTAGATAATTTGATCCTTTGAAGTTCATCTTCTAAAACAAGACTATCTGAGTCATGAACAAAATgagttctgaaaaaaaaaaaatcacatgtTATGTGCATGTCCtaataaaagtaatgagaagactatttaaatatgaagaaCCTTGTAGGCTGAGGAATAATCTCCAACTGATCTGAAAGTTCTTTCAGAATACTGGGTTTTAACTGTTGTAGTTTGAAAAGTGTACCAATAATAACACATTGGGTGCCTTTCTCACGTAATtcacacaattttaaaactttatatttattcgaccatttcttattaataattggCCCTAAAATATTTCTGAAAGTATTCAATCTTGCAGAATATATATGAGCATACTGTTTGGAAAAGTCGCGGGATACTTGATAAAACCGTCTTGAACAATCCGtgtattttaagttttgtctTTCTAATTCGGATGGTGAAAATTGATCTCGTTTGTTAGAATCTGGTTTAGACTTGAACAACATGATGATAGTAACTATAtcataaatactaaatatagaTGTACAAAGTATTATTTCACCGAAttgaattatttctatttgattttatcGTTGACGATTGACGTACGAATAGCAGTTGCCGCtatattttgacattgactTCAAGTTATCATATCCGCTCCGTTATGCAATGAAATTTGCAAAACATATATATCTGTCAGGATCGTCAGGATAAAAGAACTTTTACTTCAAattcttgtaataatttataaatgtcttgtaatattattaaatagctACTAATTTCAGCACTAATATAATTagatccattttttttaactaggaTGTATCATTAATGACAAATAATATCGACTAATATTCCattgcataaaaaaaatgaaattggcGGGAatcaaagttttttaacaTTCTGTTTATTTCTGTGTGGTTTTCGATTTCTTACCATGGCGGGATTacaaaaagtttgtttaaataatttaaacataaacattaagAATGCTTTAGTGATTGGCATAATTATAGCTAAAAAATGTCCAAGAATCTTTAGTCCCAAAAAGAAAAGTAGCGAATCACGAGGTGTGATGTCTTTCACTATAAGGGATTCCCAAATTGATACAATAAATGTCGATGTGTGGGGTTCAGATTACTTTGTAACgactttttataatagattCATCGTTGGAGATGTCGGTAATAACcttaacaatttcaaaatattccttttttatgtattcaaaAGTGTTGAAACGAAAGTTTGTTGCAGTTGAAATTTATTCGCCAAAAATTTGCGTCAAAAGTGTGGCAAATGAAACCTTTAATCCACAGGTAAAAATCCTCTTACAACTGTATCCTTAAAAAGTTTAGATCActcaatttgttatttcaaacCGTATCAGAATATgtctaatttataaaatgaaagtaCGTCTTAGATCTTAATATAAGAgagaaaaaacgaaatatttttattacatatcatTTTATTCCTCGAGGTATCATCTCCATTTTGCCTATCTATCAACGAAGGATCCTCCGATGTGAGTACTTTCAGTGGCGATACATATGGTGCGTATTTACCGCTGCTCCATATTCCGAGTAAATCATCAGCGGGCTACTGTGGTCTCGCTGAAGTAATGAAATTTactggtaaaatatttttgtttcttttttgttgttttcttttactacTAAAGGATGTGGGTCGGTATACCGAGAAAAACCACTTCTATCGTATCATAGTTATGTTATGACCAATGAACTTGTCAATCtaatctatcttttatatagattgtatactacatatatatatatatatatatatatatatatatatatatatatatatatatatatatatatatatatatatatatatatatatatatatatatatatatttaatttaatgtatctTTAATTACAGAAGGAAATGGAAATATTTATGTAGACTTGTTAGTTGTTGTGAAATCTGTGCAACCTGTGAAGATGATAAAAACTAAACTCGGTATAATTGtttgcatattattattaaa
Coding sequences:
- the LOC106711670 gene encoding DNA polymerase delta subunit 2-like is translated as MLFKSKPDSNKRDQFSPSELERQNLKYTDCSRRFYQVSRDFSKQYAHIYSARLNTFRNILGPIINKKWSNKYKVLKLCELREKGTQCVIIGTLFKLQQLKPSILKELSDQLEIIPQPTRTHFVHDSDSLVLEDELQRIKLSSNCIDVHEVVTGVVVAILGSEDEDGIFTIKDICWPECNIQKPLPKLNTDRYVVLMSGLNMASKSAEHLFSLNLFLEWISGFCGTTVYQEEISKIVRVIIAGGVFANHSNEATLNESDVIASADSVDGFSAALSAVAPVDLMPGCKDPSGIMLPQKPFHYCLFPKSVEYKSFNRVSNPYECEIGGFLCLGSSGEPIKDIMKYSKLDNELEIMRRTLQWRHLAPTCPDTVPCTPCIETDPFTIYNCPAIYFSGNCREFATDLHKGADGQVTRIVCIPDFCDKQTIAIVNLANLDCHSMIFS